The genomic DNA GGCTGACCCAACCGCGCGGTAGAATCCGCCTCAGCCCTGACCGATCTGCGCGATGTCATAGGGCGTCGATTGATAAATCTCGTTGATCCAGTTGCCATAGAGCAGGTGAGCGTGGCTGCGCCATCGGTTGAGCGGCTGCCGCGAGGGGTTGTCCTCGGGGTAGTAGTTCACCGGCACGTTGATCGGCGTGCCATTGGCGACGTCGCGGTCATACTCTTCTTTCAGGGTGCCGCTGTCGTATTCAAAGTGGTTGAAAATGTAGAGAGCGCGATGCGCCTTGTCTTCCACCAGGCAGGGGCCAGCCTCGTCGGAGCCGACCAGAATGTCGAGGCCCGCCGCTTCCACCTCATCGGCTCGCATTTCTGTCCAGCGGCTGACCGGGATCAGAACGTCATCGGAAAAGCCGCGAAGGTAGGGGGAGGCGGGCGCAAGGTTGGCGTGGCGCAGGCAGCCAAAAAGCTTTTGATCCAGCAGGTGTTTTGGCACGCCGTGGAAATGGTTGATCATCGCCATCCCACCCCAGCAAACGCCGAAAGTGGAATGCACATTGGTCTGCGTCCAATCCATCACTCGGGTCAGCTCATCCCAATAGGTAACCTCTTCGAATGGCAGATGCTCAATCGGCGCGCCGGTGATGATGAGCCCGTCAAACTTTTCGCCACTCTCCTCCACCTCGGTGAAGGGGCGATAGAAGGTTTCCATGTGCTCGGCAGCGGTGTTCTTGGTTTCATGCTCGCTCATCCGGATGAGCTGAAAGTCGATCTGCAACGGCGTGGCACCGATCAGCCGGGCAAACTGCGTCTCGGTCTGGATCTTCTTGGGCATCAGGTTGAGCAGCCCGATGCGCAGGCGGCGAATGTCCTGCCGCTCCGCTTGTTCATCTCCCATGACCATAACGCCCTCACGGTCCAGAACGGCGAAGGCGGGCAGGTCTGATGGCAAGGTTATGGGCATGGGTTCGGGCTGCTTATCCGGGGAATGATGAATTTAGGTGCGGGCGCTGCGGGCATCAATGGCACGCGCGATGAGTGCGTTGAAGTCGTCGGTCGTGGTCACATCCTTTGCCTCTTCGGCAGTGATGCGCACGCCCCAGTTGCGGGCCATCGCCTCATAAAGTGGCTGACGGTGGGCAAGCGCGCGGGCGTAAGTGAAACGGATGAAGTCATCAGGGTCGACCTCATCTTCTTTCAGGCTGTTCTCGCGCAGATACTCGCCCCAAACGCGGGCGAGGAAATCGGGGCGGTAGCTCATTGGCTTGGGGGCTTTGTCGAAGCGGCGGATCAATTCGGCGGTATGGGCCTCGCTGCCCTCAATCCAGACCATCAGGCATTGCTGCGACAGATCGCTGAGCAGCGGGTCGGCCATATCCTCCGGGTCCACCCATTCGCAAATCGAGCCGCCGGTATCGCAGATGAAATGCGGGTAGCCATAGAGCGCCTCGGCCCGTTCAATAAAGTAGCCGGTGTCGCGCAGGGCGTTCTCCTCAGCCTCGCGAAACTGCACCTGACGGCGGGTGTATTCAGCCATCTCCATGCCGCCCTTGGCCACGCTGCCCGGCTTGCCGAGGTAGGTGGAGACGGGGGCGAGGTTGTGGAAGGTGATGTTGGAGCCGATGTAGATGCTGTCGCTCATCAGCAGCTCACGCAAAAACGGCACCTTCATCGCCTCGCGCTTGGCGTTGTCGGTGATCCGCTCGCCCATGTAACGGGTGCCAATGCGATAATCTATCGAGTAGTGAAACCAATCGCCACTGTCGCGCAAAAGCTGGCTGAGGTGGGTCTTGCCGAGCCCCGACATGCCAAAGAGCAGCACCTTCTTGCGCGGCGCATCCAGCCAGTCTTGCGCGGTGTCGTAGATCATGCCGTCCCTCGTCTTTTGCCCTGTTGGGTAGCGCGGGGCAGGCGGAGCGTCCAGCGGTTTCAGGATGGGGCAGGGCGCAGGCGGCGCAGGAGCCGCCCATCGAGCACAAGGAGGCCTGCCGCCAGCAGGGCAAAGCCCGCATAGGCGCGCGGGTGCAGCGCCTCATCCAGCACCAGCGCCCCGAGGCCGATGGCCACGGGCGGGATCAGCAGGGTCACCAGCAACAGGTTGCCCGCGCCCGCCATGGCCAGCACGCGGTAGTAGAGCAAGTAAGCACAGCCGGTGGCGATCAGCGCGTAATAGGCGATGGCGGCGGTGCCGCGGGCGGTGGCGGGCAGGTCGATGCCGCCCTCCAGCGCCAGCGTCAGCGGGATCAGGATGAGGGTGGAGCTGGAGAGCATGCCCGCCGCGGCTACCAGCGGCGAGAGCCCGCGCAGCCGCACCCGCGCCCAGGCCCCGGCAAATGCATAACAGAGCGTGCCCGCCAGCACCGCAAGCTGCGCCAGCGAGCGCAGCGAAAACCCCGCCAGCACCGCCGGGCCAACGGTGACGGCGACACCGGCAAACCCGAGGCAAACGCCGGTGAGGCGGCGGGCCGTGAGGCGCTCGTCGGCAAAGACCAGCGCGGCCACAAGCACCCCGGCCACAGCGGTGAAGGCGTTGAGGATCGAGGTCAGCCCGCTTTCGATCGAGAGCTGCCCCCATGCCATCAGCGTAAAGGGCAGCACGTTGTTCAGCAGCCCCATCACCGCAAAACTCCCCCAAATCGCCAACCCGCGCGGCATTGCCTCACCACGTAGCCAGACCACCGCCCAAAGCGCCAGCGCCGCCCAGCCCACCCGGTGACAGACGGATGACAGCACGCTCACCTCATCAAGCGCGACCCGGATCGACAAAAAGGAGGCCCCCCAAATCAGGCCCAGCAGAAGCATTTCGGCCCACGCGCGGGTGGAGATATCGGTGGATTGGGTCATGCGGCGGATCTAGCGCGGCGCGCATGGCGGAGCGACCCGGAAATTGCGCCAAACGAAAAAGCCCCGGGCGTGCTGCCCGGGGCCTTTCCCTGTTTCTTTCTGCCGCGACCGGCGGTCAGAAGTTGTAGCCAACGCGGAGGCCGACACCTACGGCGGTGTTGCCGGAGAAGTCGCCAAAAGTGGTGCCGGGGGCGGTGGGGTTCTCGGTTTTGGCGTCGCCGATCCAGCTGTAGTTCACGCCGCCGGTGATGGTGGCGTTGCCAACGGTGTAACGCCCGGCGAGGCCGATGGATGTGCGGCCATCTGTTGGGCCGAGGTTGCCCGCGAAACCGCCGTTCTGGGCCTCGTAGCTGACGGTGGCGATCCCGGCGAAGTTATCGGTGAAGCGACGGGCCACACCCACGGTGTAGGTGATCACGTCATCTTCGTAGTCCACCAGCGAGCTGCCGGTCTGGAGGTTGTAGCCGTAGGGCGTGATATCGAACTCCGACCAGTCGACCCAGCGGACCGAAGCGAGCAGCAGTGTGCCTTCGGCAATGCCGGTCTGGGCTTCAAGGTTCAGAGACTGCGGGAAGGTGGTTTCAAACGGAAGCGAGGGGCTGCCGTTTTCGATTGCCGTCAGCTCATGGGTGATCGCGGAGTGGTATGTCAGCGCGATCCGCATGGCGATTTCCGGCTTCTCATAGGCCGCACCGATGAAATAGCCCAGCTCGGAGCTCGTCGGGGCCTGAAGAGTGTAGCCATTGAAGAGCGCCACGTTGCCCTTGACCTGCTGCATCCGCAGGCCGCCGTGGATCGAGAAGCCACCATCAAGATTATACTTGGCGATCAGCTTGATCTCGTCGACGTTGAGGTCGGCGTTGGAACCTGCATAGGCATAGCCGGTGTTTGCCGGATAGTAGACGTCTGCACCGTAGGGCATCTCATAGATGAAGCCGATGGAAAGGCGGTCGTTCACATCGGTCTTGAAGGCGAAAGAGAGCGAGGTGTAGTCGCCCGTCATGTCACCCGAGTCAGGGCCGGCCGGAAAGGGGCCAACGCCACTGGTTGCGACACCAGACACATCGGGGCTGACCCGGCTGATGGAAAATTCGCCGTAGCTGCCCGGCTCATACATGAAGCCGATGGATTGAGTGGTCCGCTCGATCCCGCCGGCAGAGGCGGCGGTGGCAGTGGCCATAAGGGCCGTGGCGGCACATATGGTGCGTTTCATTTCGGTCTCCTCCCCGAAGTATTTCCCAACTAACACCTTTTTGAGCAGCGCGTGATTTGTCGTCAATTTGTTACCCTGCGTCAGAGCGCAAAACTGCCCCGAGGTCGTGCCAATTCTGCACTATGCGTGCCTTTGGGCACACATGCCGGCCCGCGTGGGCGCTATCGTGCGTTCGCGCGTAGGTTGATGAAGTTGCCGGTCAGGATCAGCGCCGCGCCCAGCACCACCCAGATATCGAGCGACTCGCCATAGAAGGCCATGCCGACAAAGGCCAGCAGGGGCAGCCGCAGGAAATCCATCGGCATGACGATGGATGCAGGTGCCAGAGAGAGTGCGCGGGTGAGACAAAAGTGAGCCGAGAGCCCGGCAATGCCGATGAGCACCACGAAAGGCATTGCAGCGCTGGAGGGCCAAGCCATCTCACCGTCAAGAAAGCCGCAGATCAGGCCAAAAACGGCCTGCATTGTGGTGATGTAAAACAGGATGCACAGCACCGAGGCTTGCCGGGTCAGCACCTTGGTAAAGACGGCAGTGAGCGCAAAGCCGATGGCAGCACCGGCCGCCGCCGTCAGCCCCGGGTCGAGGTTGGCAAAATCCGGGCGGGCGACGACAAGAACGCCCAAAAATCCCATACCGGCGGTTGCCAGCTTCAAGGCGGTAAACCGCTCGCCCAAGAACAGCGCGGCCAGCAGGATCACCCAGATCGGCGAGGTGAACTCGATAGACACCACCTGCGCCAGCGGAGCCGAGGCGATGGCGAAGAACCACAGGTTCTGCCCGGCGAAGTGGAAGACATTGCGGGCAAAGTGCAGGTGCAGCTTGTGGGTGCTGATCTGGCGCAACTGCCGGGTCGCCAGCCCGACAATCACCACGATGGCGATGCCCACAAAGCTTCGGTAGGTCATGATCTCGAACGTGTCGAGCTCTTCGCTCACCGTGCGCCCGGCCACGGCCATGGTGGCAAAAGAGGCAATCGCCCCCACCATCCACGCCATCGCGGGAAGCACCGCATGCGCCTCCGGGCTGCGGGGGCGGGTTGCCGTGCCTGCAGGGGCGATCTCGCCGGGCGATGGGGGCGTGGCGCTCACGCCTCTAACTCGGTGACGGTAAAGTCCCGCGTGATGCTGGCAGAGGCCCGGCCCCACGCGCTGTCTTTTGTGCGTTCCTTATGCGCCTCAAAGGCTTGCGGGCTCTCAAACAGCTCATCGAGGTGCCAGATCATCGGGTCATCGCCCTGGGTCAGATCAAACCGAATATTGCCCGGCTCGGCTCGTGACAGACGAATATGCTCCGGCAAATGGGTGCGGGCAATCTCTGCATCGGCTTCGGACGTGCAGATGAGCCTGCCGGTGACTTGGATCTTTCCCATGATGTCCTCCCTCTGGTGGCGCGAAGGTGGGGCGGGCTGCGGTGAAGGTCAAGCCGAAGGCGAGGGGCCGGAAGTGCACTGACCCGCTGGTGGTGGCAGCCCGGCGGCGTCTTCGGCCCGCAGATGCGGGGTGGGCGGCAGCGAGACCCGATGAAATGCAAGTTGTAGAGCAACAGAGTTCGCGGCAGATTTGCCGCGAGGAGGACGGAGGATGCTGCAAATCGAAGGTCGGCTCATCGGCGAGGTCTTTGCCGAGGCGGTGGCACGGGCCCCCGCGGCAGAGTTTTTGGCCGCGCCCGGCGGCGTTTCACTGAGTTACCGGGAGGTGGCCGACTCCGTCGATGAAATGCGGGCGGTGCTGGCAACCGCAGGCTACGGTGCGGGTCATCGCGTGGCGGTGCTCGTCGGCACCCAGCCCGCTCACTACCTGCTGAAACTGGCGATGAACGCCCTCGGCATCTCCTTCGTCCCGATCAACCCCGATTACCGCCCGGGCGAACTGGCCTATGTGCTGGAGGATTCCTGCGTGGAGCTGATCATCGCCGCGCCACTCCATGAGGCGCTGGTGCGCTCTGCCACGACGGAGATGGAAAAACCGCCCCTTATCAGCACCTTCACGGGCGGCCTTGATGTTCCAAATGCCCGCACCCCCGCGCCGGGCGGCGCTCTTACCCCCGAGAGCGAGGCCAGCCTTCTTTATACATCTGGCACCACAGGGCGGCCCAAGGGCTGCATCCTCAGCCATGATTACGAGCTGCTGATGGGCGCCTCTTACCTTCGGCCCAAAGGCGCAATGGCGGTGATGGGAGCCGACCGGGTGTTCAATCCGCTGCCCGCTTTCCACGTGAACGCGGGGGTGCTGACGTTCTTCGGCGTGATGCTGGCGGGCGGCTGCCTGATCCAGCCGGAACGGTTCTCGGCCAGACGGTTCTGGGAAGATTGCGCCGAGACGCAGGCGACTGTCTTTCACTATCTCGGCGTGGTGATCTCGGTGCTGATGGCTGACCGCGACGCCGGTCCGGAAAAGCTGGGCAGGCTGCGAGCCGGGTTGGGCGCGGGAGTGGAGCCAGCGCTGCACCTTGGCTTTGAGGCGCGCTTTGGCATCCCGCTGGTGGAGCTCTGGGGAATGACCGAGATGTGCCGGGTGCTCTCGATGGAGGAGGAGCCGCGCCACCCCGACACCCGCGCCATGGGCCGGGCCCGCGATGATCTTGAGGTGCAGGTCTGGGATGACGAAGGCCGCGAGTGCCCGCGCGGCACCCCCGGCGAGATGGTCATCCGCCACTCCGCGCTTACCCCGCGTCGCGGCTTCTTCTCCGGCTACCTCGGCAAGCCGGAGGCAACCGAAGAGGCCTGGTCAGGTGGCTGGTTTCATACCGGTGATACCGTCATGATGGGTGAAGATGGCGTCATAACCTTCGTGGATCGCAAGAAAAATATCATCCGAAGGGCAGGGGAGAACATCGCCGCCGCAGAGGTGGAAAACGTGCTCTTCGAGCATCCGGCGGTCCAGAATGTGGCGGTGGTGCCATGCCCCGACGAGACCCGCGAAGAAGAGGTGCTGGCCGCAATCAAGCTGGCTGACGGGCACGCGCCAAACGCCGAAACCGCCCGCGCCATCTTCAACGCGGCTTTCGCCCGCATGGCCTACTACAAGCCCCCGGGCTGGGTGCTCTTCGTCGAGGATATCCCGGTCACAGGCACCCAGAAAGTGCAGAAACACGCGCTTTTTGCCCCCGGAGAAGACCCACGCCAACGGCAGGGAATCCATGATCTGCGCAGGTTCAAGACGCGAGGCTAGGCGATCGCAGCGCTTGCTTCACGCCCGGGCCGGTGATCTTGGTCAGCGCGTCGAGCTCTTCGTGAAACCAATGCCACCAACTGGCGTTAGGCTCGCCCGCAGGCGGCGCGGCATGAAGGTGGGGCTTTGTGTCTCCAACAAAGTGGAGCAGTTTCGGCGCACGCATCGCCTCTCGCACCTCCGCCCGATCGTGCGCGGGCAGATGCTTGAGCTTCCGCGGCTCGATCGAAGCAAGAAGGTTCCACGCATAGGGCAAACTGGCCTTGTCGCCCTCCAGCCGATAATTCAGCCAATCCTGATCGTTGTAGATTGACTGCGTCTTGAACTTGAACTCGAGCGCGGCAGGCAGATCGTTCATCGCGTGATGTCGTGCCCGGCTTGCCTCGCTTTCGAGGTCGAGGAGCAGAACGCCTGTATTCACGTAGTGCGCCAGATCGACCCATTCGCGCAACAACGCCGCCTGCTGGTCCGTGCCGGTGCGTTTGTGTCCGAACGGCAGCCAACGGCGTTTCTCCCGCTCGATGGCGCGCAGCAGAATAACATCTTGCACCCCGCCTAGGGGATGTCCGCCCAGATCGGCGTCAAAAAGCTCACTTACATCCGCCCGCAGCAGCGTATCGCCGTCCAGATAGAGCGTGCGCCTGTCAAAGAACTCCACGAGCCGTAGCCGGAGGTAGGATGAAATCGGCAGTCGCCCTTGGTAGTTCGGCGGAGCAGGCTCCAGATCGACCTGACGCGTGCGCACCGTAGCGGCAGGGAAGGCGGCATCGAGGCGTCCGGCCCATTCACAGGCTTCGGGGCAGTCCTCCGAGAGGAAGATCGTCACCTCTACGGGTCGGCT from Oceanicola sp. D3 includes the following:
- the metA gene encoding homoserine O-succinyltransferase, with translation MPITLPSDLPAFAVLDREGVMVMGDEQAERQDIRRLRIGLLNLMPKKIQTETQFARLIGATPLQIDFQLIRMSEHETKNTAAEHMETFYRPFTEVEESGEKFDGLIITGAPIEHLPFEEVTYWDELTRVMDWTQTNVHSTFGVCWGGMAMINHFHGVPKHLLDQKLFGCLRHANLAPASPYLRGFSDDVLIPVSRWTEMRADEVEAAGLDILVGSDEAGPCLVEDKAHRALYIFNHFEYDSGTLKEEYDRDVANGTPINVPVNYYPEDNPSRQPLNRWRSHAHLLYGNWINEIYQSTPYDIAQIGQG
- a CDS encoding ATPase codes for the protein MIYDTAQDWLDAPRKKVLLFGMSGLGKTHLSQLLRDSGDWFHYSIDYRIGTRYMGERITDNAKREAMKVPFLRELLMSDSIYIGSNITFHNLAPVSTYLGKPGSVAKGGMEMAEYTRRQVQFREAEENALRDTGYFIERAEALYGYPHFICDTGGSICEWVDPEDMADPLLSDLSQQCLMVWIEGSEAHTAELIRRFDKAPKPMSYRPDFLARVWGEYLRENSLKEDEVDPDDFIRFTYARALAHRQPLYEAMARNWGVRITAEEAKDVTTTDDFNALIARAIDARSART
- a CDS encoding DMT family transporter translates to MTQSTDISTRAWAEMLLLGLIWGASFLSIRVALDEVSVLSSVCHRVGWAALALWAVVWLRGEAMPRGLAIWGSFAVMGLLNNVLPFTLMAWGQLSIESGLTSILNAFTAVAGVLVAALVFADERLTARRLTGVCLGFAGVAVTVGPAVLAGFSLRSLAQLAVLAGTLCYAFAGAWARVRLRGLSPLVAAAGMLSSSTLILIPLTLALEGGIDLPATARGTAAIAYYALIATGCAYLLYYRVLAMAGAGNLLLVTLLIPPVAIGLGALVLDEALHPRAYAGFALLAAGLLVLDGRLLRRLRPAPS
- a CDS encoding OmpP1/FadL family transporter, which encodes MKRTICAATALMATATAASAGGIERTTQSIGFMYEPGSYGEFSISRVSPDVSGVATSGVGPFPAGPDSGDMTGDYTSLSFAFKTDVNDRLSIGFIYEMPYGADVYYPANTGYAYAGSNADLNVDEIKLIAKYNLDGGFSIHGGLRMQQVKGNVALFNGYTLQAPTSSELGYFIGAAYEKPEIAMRIALTYHSAITHELTAIENGSPSLPFETTFPQSLNLEAQTGIAEGTLLLASVRWVDWSEFDITPYGYNLQTGSSLVDYEDDVITYTVGVARRFTDNFAGIATVSYEAQNGGFAGNLGPTDGRTSIGLAGRYTVGNATITGGVNYSWIGDAKTENPTAPGTTFGDFSGNTAVGVGLRVGYNF
- a CDS encoding DMT family transporter, whose product is MAWMVGAIASFATMAVAGRTVSEELDTFEIMTYRSFVGIAIVVIVGLATRQLRQISTHKLHLHFARNVFHFAGQNLWFFAIASAPLAQVVSIEFTSPIWVILLAALFLGERFTALKLATAGMGFLGVLVVARPDFANLDPGLTAAAGAAIGFALTAVFTKVLTRQASVLCILFYITTMQAVFGLICGFLDGEMAWPSSAAMPFVVLIGIAGLSAHFCLTRALSLAPASIVMPMDFLRLPLLAFVGMAFYGESLDIWVVLGAALILTGNFINLRANAR
- a CDS encoding putative quinol monooxygenase, whose amino-acid sequence is MGKIQVTGRLICTSEADAEIARTHLPEHIRLSRAEPGNIRFDLTQGDDPMIWHLDELFESPQAFEAHKERTKDSAWGRASASITRDFTVTELEA
- a CDS encoding AMP-binding protein; protein product: MLQIEGRLIGEVFAEAVARAPAAEFLAAPGGVSLSYREVADSVDEMRAVLATAGYGAGHRVAVLVGTQPAHYLLKLAMNALGISFVPINPDYRPGELAYVLEDSCVELIIAAPLHEALVRSATTEMEKPPLISTFTGGLDVPNARTPAPGGALTPESEASLLYTSGTTGRPKGCILSHDYELLMGASYLRPKGAMAVMGADRVFNPLPAFHVNAGVLTFFGVMLAGGCLIQPERFSARRFWEDCAETQATVFHYLGVVISVLMADRDAGPEKLGRLRAGLGAGVEPALHLGFEARFGIPLVELWGMTEMCRVLSMEEEPRHPDTRAMGRARDDLEVQVWDDEGRECPRGTPGEMVIRHSALTPRRGFFSGYLGKPEATEEAWSGGWFHTGDTVMMGEDGVITFVDRKKNIIRRAGENIAAAEVENVLFEHPAVQNVAVVPCPDETREEEVLAAIKLADGHAPNAETARAIFNAAFARMAYYKPPGWVLFVEDIPVTGTQKVQKHALFAPGEDPRQRQGIHDLRRFKTRG
- a CDS encoding glycosyltransferase gives rise to the protein MGTVNVAYMCDGGFAALTMVSAYSLLQRCSRPVEVTIFLSEDCPEACEWAGRLDAAFPAATVRTRQVDLEPAPPNYQGRLPISSYLRLRLVEFFDRRTLYLDGDTLLRADVSELFDADLGGHPLGGVQDVILLRAIEREKRRWLPFGHKRTGTDQQAALLREWVDLAHYVNTGVLLLDLESEASRARHHAMNDLPAALEFKFKTQSIYNDQDWLNYRLEGDKASLPYAWNLLASIEPRKLKHLPAHDRAEVREAMRAPKLLHFVGDTKPHLHAAPPAGEPNASWWHWFHEELDALTKITGPGVKQALRSPSLAS